A window of Mixophyes fleayi isolate aMixFle1 chromosome 10, aMixFle1.hap1, whole genome shotgun sequence contains these coding sequences:
- the ATMIN gene encoding ATM interactor: MAARGGSGARVRALYSCEHWEVVKPSVSELSREVRTNILCTVKGCGKVLPNPPALNMHLVKSHGVQDGITNPTLRKDLKGSPKLYCCPIEGCPRGTNRPFSQFSRVKQHFMKMHAEKKHKCDKCGNSYGTEWDLKRHVGYCGKTFKCTCGCPYASRTALLSHTHRMGHEIPIEHRDPPVKKRKIEASKQNQKFGCEERTFSHDLSAAIAAPDQQMAELKALPTSEMYIGSYVAESAPLQPYQAQKLLLPKPKLTLIKLPVMQLAHLPVLVSSSECPMKPMVMALNNRGSVMSTLQIVPHYDGTVLTSVDTATTLPNNLSQARNEGYSSLGSVNSYVQVNMEKLQPTDSNMEVSSLPMKTRITSDVQTDLSYFASNILPSNPWPTNDSYVSSCSQTDLSFSAQMSLPISVETQTLQKSSALPLRSLSEDSVDPCVTCGVSRETQTNTISLSRDNTLLVDQSVMCDNIFGDTNSFYTVSTQTGQAENSYISGNLGQNLLDTDDIKEIREEDFNTQNGTFPSQNMTDNQTQTMELLSDLEKILSDNLSGQSMDNRSLLSGGDGNLSSNCNPNPSIDFDIEEFFSASNIQTQTEQSVLGNLNSEYLDIETQTDFLFSEDSTHCFSNKGNSNLLGMEMFDTQTQTDLNFFLDNNSHLRLGNILKQSSFSISTDSSDAESHSNGASTSKDMSCPPLEGQVQQNSAETQTTDSCFETLGSLFLTSNETQTAMDDFLLADLAWNTMESQFSSVETQTCEERFSLFSSEKSDN; encoded by the exons GACGGCATAACCAACCCCACATTACGGAAAGACTTAAAGGGCTCACCGAAGCTGTACTGCTGTCCTATAGAAGGCTGCCCAAGGGGAACTAACCGACCTTTTTCACAGTTCTCTCGTGTAAAACAG CACTTCATGAAAATGCATGCAGAGAAGAAACACAAGTGTGACAAATGCGGGAACTCCTATGGCACAGAGTGGGACTTAAAGCGGCATGTGGGGTATTGTGGAAAGACGTTCAAGTGCACGTGTGGGTGTCCTTATGCCAGCAGAACAGCGCTCTTGTCACACACCCATAGAATGGGGCACGAGATACCCATTGAGCACAG AGACCCACccgtaaagaaaagaaaaattgaaGCATCAAAGCAAAACCAGAAATTTGGGTGCGAGGAGAGGACTTTCTCCCACGATCTGTCTGCGGCAATTGCTGCGCCTGACCAGCAGATGGCAGAGTTAAAGGCACTACCTACAAGTGAAATGTACATCGGTTCCTATGTTGCAGAGAGCGCTCCTCTGCAGCCATATCAAGCACAAAAACTCCTGTTACCAAAGCCTAAGCTAACTCTAATTAAGTTACCGGTAATGCAACTGGCCCATCTGCCTGTCCTAGTTTCATCTTCTGAATGTCCTATGAAACCTATGGTCATGGCACTTAATAACCGAGGATCGGTCATGAGTACACTGCAAATAGTACCTCACTATGATGGCACAGTTCTCACGAGTGTGGACACTGCGACCACCTTACCTAATAACCTCTCTCAAGCTAGAAACGAAGGGTACAGTTCACTAGGATCTGTAAATTCGTATGTGCAAGTCAACATGGAGAAATTGCAGCCCACTGACTCCAACATGGAAGTGAGCAGCTTGCCTATGAAGACCAGAATCACCTCTGATGTTCAGACCGACTTATCGTACTTTGCGTCTAATATATTACCAAGCAACCCCTGGCCTACCAATGACTCTTATGTATCCTCTTGTTCCCAAACGGACTTGTCGTTCAGTGCCCAGATGTCCCTGCCCATCAGCGTAGAGACTCAAACGCTTCAGAAAAGTTCTGCGTTGCCCCTGAGATCTCTGTCGGAGGACTCTGTCGATCCTTGTGTAACTTGTGGAGTTTCTCGGGAAACTCAAACAAACACTATCTCTTTGTCAAGAGACAACACTCTGCTGGTGGACCAGTCCGTCATGTGCGATAATATCTTCGGTGACACTAACTCTTTTTACACTGTATCTACACAAACGGGCCAGGCAGAAAACAGTTATATTTCTGGAAACTTAGGTCAAAACCTGCTGGACACTGATGACATCAAGGAAATAAGGGAAGAGGATTTCAATACACAAAATGGGACATTCCCATCACAAAACATGACTGATAACCAGACTCAGACGATGGAACTTTTGAGTGACCTTGAAAAAATCCTATCTGATAATCTGTCTGGCCAATCAATGGATAATCGAAGCCTGTTGTCTGGGGGAGATGGCAATCTGTCATCTAATTGTAACCCCAACCCCAGCATCGATTTTGACATAGAAGAGTTCTTTTCTGCATCAAACATCCAGACTCAAACAGAACAGAGCGTATTGGGTAACCTTAATTCTGAATATCTGGATATTGAAACACAAacagactttttattttctgaggACTCGACCCATTGTTTCTCCAACAAAGGAAACTCTAACCTTCTTGGCATGGAAATGTTCGATACTCAGACGCAGACAGACCTGAATTTCTTTCTGGACAATAACTCTCACTTGCGTCTGGGTAATATCCTAAAACAGTCCAGCTTTTCGATTAGCACGGACTCGTCCGATGCAGAGAGCCACTCAAATGGAGCATCAACCAGCAAAGATATGTCCTGCCCTCCCCTGGAGGGTCAAGTACAACAGAACAGTGCTGAAACACAGACTACGGACAGCTGCTTTGAAACGCTGGGAAGTTTATTCCTTACGAGCAACGAGACACAGACTGCAATGGATGACTTCCTACTTGCGGATCTGGCGTGGAATACAATGGAGTCTCAGTTCAGCTCAGTTGAAACTCAGACTTGTGAGGAGAGGTTCTCTTTGTTCTCCTCTGAAAAATCTGACAACTGA